A window of the Nitrosopumilus ureiphilus genome harbors these coding sequences:
- a CDS encoding 50S ribosomal protein L6, with amino-acid sequence MSTKQMEKFQDEVIIPEGVKLTLNKHMLSFVGPLGKTFKSFRSIPVNIEITDNKVILNAIGSRKKDYAILHTARSIIRNICEGLVDGYTIKMKIVYAHFPITLKVDGKKILIENFQGERAPRVTKIVGNTKVIPKGEDVILTGEVWTDITQTAANIELKTKVKNKDHRVFLDGIYSFEKKKGIEK; translated from the coding sequence ATGTCTACTAAACAAATGGAAAAATTTCAGGATGAGGTAATCATTCCAGAGGGAGTTAAACTCACACTAAACAAACACATGTTATCATTTGTAGGACCACTAGGTAAAACCTTCAAGAGTTTCAGAAGCATTCCAGTAAATATTGAGATTACAGATAACAAAGTTATCCTAAATGCAATTGGGAGTAGAAAGAAAGATTATGCCATTTTACATACTGCAAGATCCATTATCAGAAATATCTGTGAAGGTTTAGTAGATGGATATACAATTAAGATGAAAATTGTATATGCACACTTTCCAATTACATTAAAAGTTGATGGTAAAAAAATTCTAATTGAAAATTTCCAAGGAGAAAGAGCGCCAAGAGTTACAAAAATTGTAGGTAATACAAAAGTAATTCCAAAAGGAGAAGATGTAATTTTAACGGGTGAAGTATGGACAGACATTACTCAAACAGCAGCTAATATAGAACTTAAAACCAAAGTAAAAAACAAAGACCACAGAGTTTTTCTTGATGGCATATATTCATTTGAGAAAAAGAAAGGCATAGAAAAATAA
- a CDS encoding 30S ribosomal protein S8, with protein MPATNILANLFVTLYNNETRRKGDCVILPTSKLAIEVLKTLQKDGYIGEFEHIDDKRGGKFKIRLLAKITKCGAISPRFKVKNDEYNNWEQQYLPAYDRGMLLVTTNQGVMSHHDALEKGIGGFLIGYVY; from the coding sequence ATGCCAGCAACTAACATTTTAGCAAATCTATTTGTCACATTATACAACAATGAAACAAGAAGGAAGGGCGATTGTGTTATTCTTCCAACATCAAAACTAGCAATTGAAGTTCTAAAAACACTTCAAAAAGACGGATACATTGGAGAGTTTGAACACATTGATGATAAAAGAGGAGGTAAGTTCAAAATCAGATTATTGGCCAAAATTACAAAATGTGGAGCAATTTCCCCAAGATTTAAGGTAAAAAATGACGAATATAATAATTGGGAACAGCAATACTTACCTGCATATGATAGAGGAATGTTGCTAGTTACAACAAATCAAGGAGTAATGTCGCATCATGATGCATTAGAGAAAGGAATTGGAGGATTTTTGATAGGATATGTCTACTAA
- a CDS encoding 30S ribosomal protein S14, translating to MAKDRSYETTGRKKHDFGRGSRWCKRCGDYTAVIQKYDLMLCRRCFREVATSLGFRKNK from the coding sequence ATGGCAAAAGACAGATCATACGAAACCACTGGAAGAAAAAAGCATGACTTTGGAAGAGGTTCACGATGGTGTAAAAGATGCGGAGATTATACAGCTGTTATTCAAAAATATGATTTAATGTTATGCAGACGATGCTTCAGAGAAGTCGCAACATCTTTAGGGTTTAGGAAAAATAAGTGA
- a CDS encoding 50S ribosomal protein L5: MSQTTESIMKKISLEKVVLNMGVGKSGDVINIAKKALDQISGKRSSSRAAKETQRDWGVRKGEPIGAAVTIRGNDAKELLKRLLEAKGNVVNGKSFDNFGNYSFGIKEHIDIPGVKYDPQIGILGLGISITLTRPGYGIRNRSKHKASVGKKHIISSQEAKDYLVREFGVTVT, from the coding sequence ATGTCTCAAACAACAGAATCAATAATGAAAAAAATCTCCCTTGAGAAAGTAGTTCTCAATATGGGAGTTGGAAAATCAGGAGATGTAATCAATATTGCAAAAAAAGCACTGGATCAAATATCAGGAAAAAGATCATCATCAAGAGCTGCAAAAGAAACTCAAAGAGATTGGGGAGTTAGAAAAGGAGAACCAATAGGTGCAGCAGTGACAATTCGCGGTAATGATGCAAAAGAATTACTAAAAAGATTGCTAGAAGCAAAAGGAAATGTAGTTAACGGAAAATCATTTGATAATTTTGGAAATTATTCATTTGGAATTAAAGAGCACATAGACATTCCAGGAGTAAAATATGATCCACAAATAGGAATTTTAGGTTTAGGAATTTCTATTACACTTACAAGACCAGGATACGGAATTAGAAATAGAAGTAAACATAAAGCAAGTGTTGGAAAAAAACACATCATTAGCAGTCAAGAAGCAAAGGATTATCTAGTAAGAGAATTTGGAGTGACAGTAACATAA
- a CDS encoding 30S ribosomal protein S4e, protein MVSIAGSKKLKRQMAPQFWGINRKNKRFVITVKPGPHKKSHAVPTAVFLRDMLKIVTSLREAKTSIYSGKVKVDGVVRKSLHHAIGLMDVVELENVSDIYRLVPTEEKLLQPIKINESEKSKKLVRVTSKTTINNGQTQIGFHDGRSIILDSKVNVGDTCLIQIPEVKILEIIKLEEGSQGLVTRGNNTGRIGKIETIEEGTFILPKRVILSLDDRKIEIPADIIMSIGKGEPVIQIK, encoded by the coding sequence ATGGTAAGCATAGCAGGTAGTAAAAAACTCAAACGTCAAATGGCCCCACAATTTTGGGGAATTAATAGAAAAAATAAAAGATTTGTAATTACTGTAAAACCAGGCCCACATAAAAAAAGTCATGCTGTTCCAACGGCAGTATTTCTAAGAGACATGTTAAAGATAGTAACAAGTCTTAGAGAAGCAAAAACTTCAATTTATTCTGGAAAAGTAAAAGTTGACGGAGTTGTAAGAAAATCACTTCATCATGCAATTGGATTGATGGATGTAGTTGAATTGGAAAATGTTTCTGACATTTATCGTCTAGTTCCAACTGAAGAAAAATTACTACAACCAATAAAGATTAACGAATCAGAAAAATCAAAAAAACTAGTAAGAGTTACTAGCAAAACTACAATCAACAATGGACAAACACAGATAGGATTCCATGATGGACGTTCAATTATTTTAGATAGCAAAGTAAATGTTGGAGATACTTGTTTAATTCAGATTCCAGAAGTGAAAATTCTTGAAATAATAAAATTAGAAGAAGGCAGTCAAGGATTAGTAACACGTGGAAACAATACAGGTCGAATAGGAAAGATTGAAACGATAGAAGAAGGAACATTCATTCTTCCAAAAAGAGTCATCTTATCACTTGACGACAGAAAAATCGAGATTCCAGCAGACATCATAATGTCAATTGGTAAAGGAGAGCCAGTTATTCAAATAAAGTGA
- the rplX gene encoding 50S ribosomal protein L24 yields the protein MKPTKMRNNMIYRATFQTRSKQLGSALSKDLRKKYGKRSVRAIEGDSVTILRGEFKGVEGKISKVSTQKSSVAIEGVKKEKTKGDKFDVYIHTSNLLVTSLSTDDKWRISKLEGKNPSKQPKETPVKEEPKETKVTEKIEKKEDEN from the coding sequence ATGAAACCAACAAAAATGCGCAACAATATGATTTATCGTGCAACATTCCAAACTAGAAGTAAGCAACTTGGAAGTGCGCTATCAAAAGATCTTCGCAAAAAATATGGAAAAAGAAGTGTCCGCGCAATTGAAGGTGATAGTGTAACTATACTTAGAGGAGAATTCAAAGGAGTTGAAGGAAAAATATCCAAAGTATCTACTCAAAAAAGCAGTGTTGCAATTGAAGGAGTAAAAAAAGAAAAGACAAAAGGGGATAAATTCGATGTCTACATTCATACATCTAATCTTTTAGTAACTTCACTTAGTACTGATGACAAGTGGAGAATTTCAAAACTTGAGGGCAAGAATCCCAGTAAACAGCCTAAAGAAACACCTGTAAAAGAAGAGCCTAAAGAAACAAAAGTGACAGAAAAAATTGAAAAAAAGGAAGATGAGAATTAA
- a CDS encoding 50S ribosomal protein L14 has product MAKQAGKGVEEFRPYVTRSIPVGANIVCADNSGAKILEIINVPRHKTRVSRLPAAAVGDFCNVVVKKGPAELRKQVYGAVIVRQKYAVRRLNGVRVCFEDNAAVLITPEGETKGTDIKGPVAAEASEKWPRVANLASMVV; this is encoded by the coding sequence ATGGCAAAACAGGCAGGTAAAGGAGTAGAAGAGTTCCGCCCATATGTTACTCGTTCAATTCCTGTAGGTGCAAATATTGTATGTGCAGATAACTCTGGTGCTAAAATTTTAGAAATTATCAATGTTCCAAGACACAAGACAAGAGTATCAAGACTACCTGCTGCAGCAGTAGGAGATTTTTGTAACGTAGTAGTAAAGAAAGGACCCGCAGAATTAAGAAAACAAGTCTATGGTGCAGTGATTGTTAGACAAAAATATGCAGTTCGTAGATTAAACGGTGTAAGAGTTTGTTTTGAAGATAACGCAGCCGTGCTGATTACTCCTGAAGGAGAAACAAAAGGAACAGACATCAAAGGACCAGTAGCAGCAGAAGCTTCAGAGAAATGGCCAAGAGTAGCTAACTTGGCATCAATGGTGGTATAA
- a CDS encoding 30S ribosomal protein S17: protein MTRNIGLKIKEPKEQCTDKHCPFHGNLSIRGKLFDGKVTGSKAKQTITLQKDAPIYFSKFKRYARGTSTIHAHVPECIDVETGNHVLTAECRPISKSVSYVVVEVKA from the coding sequence ATGACACGCAATATAGGATTAAAAATAAAAGAACCAAAAGAACAATGCACTGACAAGCATTGTCCATTCCACGGAAATTTATCGATTAGGGGAAAACTCTTTGATGGTAAAGTAACTGGAAGTAAAGCAAAACAGACAATCACATTACAAAAAGATGCACCAATTTACTTTAGTAAATTTAAGAGATATGCAAGAGGAACAAGTACTATTCATGCACATGTTCCAGAATGTATTGATGTTGAAACAGGAAATCATGTTTTGACTGCAGAATGCAGACCCATCTCAAAATCAGTATCATATGTTGTAGTAGAGGTTAAAGCATAA
- a CDS encoding ribonuclease P protein component 1: MITADNITSHEFIGLNTEIVKSTNPQVIGLNGRIINETKSMFTINTENGSKLIAKSTNSWKFSIENNDVIVEGSKIAKRPFDRLGVKV; the protein is encoded by the coding sequence ATGATTACAGCAGACAACATCACATCACATGAATTCATAGGATTGAACACAGAGATAGTCAAATCTACCAATCCTCAAGTTATAGGATTAAATGGAAGAATCATAAATGAAACAAAATCGATGTTTACAATAAATACAGAAAATGGATCTAAATTAATTGCAAAATCTACAAACAGTTGGAAATTCTCAATTGAGAACAATGATGTGATTGTTGAAGGATCCAAAATTGCAAAAAGACCATTTGACAGATTAGGAGTAAAAGTATGA
- the rpmC gene encoding 50S ribosomal protein L29, with amino-acid sequence MTRISMKTINQLNEKDLKSKIQEARSELAKLRVDASKGTLRKESGKLKPLRHDIARMLTRINEMKKQK; translated from the coding sequence ATGACCAGAATAAGCATGAAAACAATTAATCAACTAAATGAAAAAGATCTTAAAAGTAAGATTCAAGAGGCACGCAGTGAACTTGCAAAACTCAGAGTCGACGCTTCTAAAGGTACACTAAGAAAAGAAAGCGGTAAACTAAAACCACTACGTCATGACATCGCAAGAATGCTAACTAGAATAAACGAGATGAAGAAACAGAAATGA
- a CDS encoding 30S ribosomal protein S3, whose amino-acid sequence MSAVKNVIKDNYNMMLLKDYLREAIKDAGFSHAEISKTPVGTRVALHVTRPGIVIGRKGSGIRALTDKLASDFGLKNPQISVVEIEKPELAPSVMCNRMAAHLERGTAFRRATMWTLKQIMENGAMGVQITISGKLRGDRSAFEKHTAGILPRAGHHAEVIVAEDIAHVKTAMGLIGIRIRIANKAKLIPEFEMKTEKAMKTKQIKDEGTGKMRDETAAETKARTESEQIALEEERMKELETLEEEEDRLK is encoded by the coding sequence ATGTCAGCAGTCAAAAATGTAATCAAAGATAACTACAACATGATGCTTCTCAAAGATTATCTTAGAGAAGCAATTAAAGATGCAGGATTTTCACATGCAGAAATTTCAAAGACCCCCGTAGGAACAAGAGTTGCACTACATGTTACTAGACCAGGCATCGTTATTGGAAGAAAAGGTTCTGGAATCAGAGCACTTACAGACAAACTTGCATCAGACTTTGGATTAAAAAATCCACAAATTTCAGTAGTGGAAATTGAAAAACCAGAATTAGCTCCAAGTGTAATGTGTAATAGAATGGCAGCCCATCTAGAAAGAGGAACTGCTTTTAGAAGAGCAACAATGTGGACATTAAAACAAATTATGGAAAATGGCGCAATGGGAGTCCAAATTACTATCTCAGGCAAACTCAGAGGCGATCGTTCTGCATTTGAAAAACACACAGCAGGAATATTGCCCAGAGCAGGCCACCATGCAGAAGTCATTGTTGCAGAAGACATTGCACATGTGAAAACAGCGATGGGACTAATTGGAATTAGAATAAGAATTGCCAATAAAGCTAAACTCATTCCAGAATTTGAAATGAAAACTGAAAAAGCTATGAAAACAAAACAAATCAAAGATGAAGGAACAGGAAAGATGAGAGATGAGACTGCAGCAGAAACAAAAGCAAGAACAGAATCAGAACAAATTGCACTTGAAGAAGAAAGAATGAAAGAACTTGAAACATTAGAAGAAGAAGAGGACAGATTAAAATGA
- a CDS encoding 50S ribosomal protein L22, with product MGRFNYAFQKYDATKHVRSSLREKDISHKHAREVAVSIKGLSIEKARDYLLAVISKKRAVAFRRYKNQVGHKADPGMMAGRYPQKTAKEFIKVLDNLESNAEYKGMDLDRLRIVNATVHKGVIVKRFIPRAMGRATPKNNVLTHVELVAQEI from the coding sequence ATGGGTAGATTCAATTATGCTTTCCAAAAATATGATGCAACAAAACATGTGCGTTCATCATTAAGAGAAAAAGATATCTCACACAAACATGCACGTGAAGTAGCTGTTTCTATCAAAGGATTGTCAATTGAAAAAGCAAGAGACTATCTTCTTGCAGTAATTAGCAAAAAAAGAGCTGTCGCATTTAGAAGATATAAAAATCAAGTTGGACATAAAGCAGATCCTGGAATGATGGCAGGACGTTATCCACAAAAAACAGCAAAAGAATTCATCAAAGTTTTAGATAATTTAGAATCAAATGCAGAATACAAAGGAATGGATTTAGATAGATTAAGAATAGTAAATGCCACTGTTCACAAAGGAGTTATTGTAAAAAGATTCATCCCAAGAGCTATGGGAAGAGCAACTCCCAAAAACAATGTATTAACTCATGTAGAATTGGTGGCACAGGAGATTTAG
- a CDS encoding 30S ribosomal protein S19, with translation MVKEFLYRGIPKEELDSLSLEKLFLLFNSRQRRSLTRGITDGKRKLIEEIKAAKAGKVKNPIKTHVRDLIVLPYMVGVTVNVFSGKEFRPVSITSEMIGHYLGEYVITNKRVSHGAPGVGASRSSLYVPLK, from the coding sequence ATGGTTAAAGAATTTCTATACAGAGGTATTCCAAAAGAGGAGCTTGACAGTTTGTCCTTAGAAAAATTATTCTTGCTATTCAACTCTAGACAAAGAAGATCCCTCACAAGAGGAATTACTGATGGAAAGAGAAAATTGATTGAAGAAATTAAAGCTGCAAAAGCAGGTAAAGTAAAAAATCCTATCAAAACTCACGTTAGAGATTTGATTGTTTTGCCATACATGGTAGGCGTTACAGTAAATGTATTTTCAGGAAAAGAATTTCGTCCAGTAAGTATTACATCAGAAATGATTGGACATTATTTAGGAGAATATGTAATAACAAATAAGAGAGTTTCACACGGTGCCCCAGGTGTGGGTGCATCAAGATCCAGTCTCTACGTGCCACTAAAGTGA
- a CDS encoding 50S ribosomal protein L23: MNVDQANKIILKPYITEKTFAMVENESKICFIVERSASKPEIAEAVKALYKENVTNVNTARTIYGKKAFVQFENTAKARDLATKIGML, translated from the coding sequence ATGAATGTAGATCAAGCAAACAAAATTATTCTCAAACCATACATTACAGAAAAAACATTTGCAATGGTAGAAAATGAAAGTAAAATTTGCTTTATCGTAGAACGATCAGCAAGTAAACCCGAAATTGCCGAAGCTGTAAAAGCACTTTACAAAGAAAATGTCACTAACGTAAACACTGCAAGAACAATTTATGGTAAAAAAGCATTTGTTCAATTTGAAAATACTGCAAAAGCCAGAGATTTGGCAACAAAGATAGGAATGCTATAA
- the rplD gene encoding 50S ribosomal protein L4, whose amino-acid sequence MKTTAYTTTGTKDKEVELPLVFSTPFRRELIHKAFTNLTSHKFQPQGRHPSAGQDVVADSNDPPTGQGVSRVARSTGGGGGRQGQGAEVASTRGGRQAHPPIVGKVIYKKLNKKENKLALCSAIAATASKELVELRGHKIEGIESFPIIVSDDIESISKTNEITKVLDALKLTQDVERLKARKPRSGQSRLRGRSKKIGKSVLFVIKDDSKIKKAIGALPGVEAKSVKDLSVLDLAPGSDPIRLTVYSKSAIEEIGKIKSTHLEVMVKTQ is encoded by the coding sequence ATGAAAACAACAGCATATACTACAACTGGAACAAAAGATAAAGAAGTAGAACTGCCACTAGTGTTTTCAACTCCATTTAGACGAGAATTGATCCACAAAGCTTTCACTAATTTAACTTCTCATAAATTCCAACCACAAGGAAGACATCCATCTGCAGGTCAAGATGTAGTTGCAGATTCCAATGATCCTCCAACAGGTCAAGGTGTTTCACGTGTTGCAAGAAGTACTGGCGGTGGTGGCGGAAGACAAGGTCAAGGTGCAGAAGTTGCATCTACTAGAGGCGGAAGGCAAGCACACCCACCAATTGTAGGTAAAGTAATTTACAAAAAATTAAACAAAAAGGAAAACAAATTGGCACTATGTTCTGCAATTGCAGCAACAGCGTCAAAAGAACTTGTAGAGCTACGAGGTCACAAAATAGAAGGCATTGAATCATTCCCAATTATCGTATCAGATGACATTGAATCAATTTCAAAAACAAATGAAATCACCAAAGTACTGGATGCGCTAAAACTAACACAGGACGTTGAAAGATTAAAAGCAAGAAAACCACGTTCCGGTCAATCAAGACTCAGAGGAAGAAGTAAAAAAATTGGAAAGAGTGTTTTGTTTGTTATCAAAGATGATTCAAAGATTAAAAAAGCAATAGGAGCATTACCTGGAGTAGAAGCAAAAAGTGTTAAAGATTTGAGTGTATTAGATTTAGCACCAGGTTCAGATCCAATTAGATTAACTGTATATTCCAAATCCGCAATTGAGGAAATTGGAAAAATCAAATCAACTCATCTCGAGGTTATGGTGAAAACACAATGA
- a CDS encoding 50S ribosomal protein L3, translating to MGARKNHQPRRGSLAYSPRVRAKSMEARIRAWPKLNSEEPKILAHCGFKAGCVQIVSIDDREKVPNAGKQLVSLGTVLVTPPVLILGIRGYSKDHDGMHAEFDVYADDIPKYISKEITVKNKEGALENAEKSLRRIKEIFAIVAVSPRAAGLEQKKPYIFEASVSGGDIQKQFAHVKELLGKEIKIDQIFETGASVDVAAITKGKGWQGVIQRWGVKKKQHKSRKTVREVGSLGPISPQSVMYTVPRAGQMGFHQRIEYDKRIMIMGNTDDEQIKINPDGGYKHFGLVKGDFIILKGSVPGTYRRLIKLRSQIRNVPTKINKPNILEVVI from the coding sequence ATGGGCGCTAGAAAAAACCATCAGCCACGTAGAGGAAGTCTTGCATATTCACCAAGAGTACGTGCAAAAAGTATGGAGGCACGCATTAGAGCATGGCCAAAATTAAATTCAGAAGAGCCAAAGATTTTAGCTCATTGTGGTTTCAAGGCAGGGTGTGTTCAGATAGTAAGTATTGACGATAGAGAAAAAGTTCCAAATGCAGGAAAACAACTCGTAAGTCTTGGAACAGTCCTAGTTACCCCTCCAGTATTGATTTTAGGAATTAGAGGGTATTCAAAAGATCATGATGGAATGCATGCAGAATTTGATGTATATGCAGATGATATTCCAAAATACATATCAAAAGAAATTACAGTAAAAAACAAAGAGGGTGCATTAGAGAATGCAGAGAAATCCCTTCGAAGAATAAAAGAAATTTTTGCAATAGTTGCAGTTTCGCCTCGTGCAGCAGGATTGGAACAGAAAAAACCTTACATTTTTGAAGCTTCGGTTAGTGGAGGAGACATACAAAAACAATTTGCTCATGTTAAAGAACTACTTGGAAAAGAAATTAAGATTGATCAAATTTTTGAAACAGGTGCAAGTGTAGATGTTGCTGCAATTACTAAAGGCAAAGGATGGCAAGGTGTAATTCAAAGATGGGGAGTAAAAAAGAAACAACATAAATCAAGAAAAACAGTTAGAGAAGTGGGTTCACTCGGTCCAATTTCTCCACAAAGTGTCATGTATACAGTACCAAGAGCAGGACAAATGGGATTCCATCAAAGAATAGAATATGATAAACGAATTATGATTATGGGAAACACAGATGATGAACAAATTAAAATCAATCCAGATGGAGGATACAAACACTTTGGATTGGTAAAAGGAGATTTCATCATCCTAAAAGGATCAGTTCCGGGAACATATAGAAGATTAATCAAACTAAGAAGTCAAATCAGAAACGTTCCAACTAAAATCAACAAACCAAACATTTTGGAGGTAGTAATCTAA
- a CDS encoding putative RNA uridine N3 methyltransferase codes for MKLSVAIPESALSDESLKIDKTRKISVLARACAIFKIDTIYVYQEGNNRTDGSLMVMILKYLETPQFLRRRLFPKMNDLKFAGVLQPLKIPSHITPVNAKKINPGDVREGIVISVKGKRFVDVGINQLIPFFGKTSIGKRVTVQFKEGYPKLSVKEIDKSEVQSYWGYSVKERANLFSVLAEWKGSIIITSRKGKTATKEQISKYVKSDQPTLIVFGSPEKGIHEILGGKMKNVQNAKSLNFFPNQATETVRLEEALLGTLAIINAQSTS; via the coding sequence TTGAAATTATCTGTTGCCATTCCAGAATCGGCATTATCTGATGAATCACTTAAGATAGACAAAACAAGAAAAATTTCAGTTCTAGCAAGAGCTTGTGCAATTTTTAAAATTGATACAATATATGTTTACCAAGAAGGTAACAACAGGACAGACGGAAGTCTAATGGTAATGATTTTAAAATATTTAGAGACGCCGCAATTTTTGAGAAGACGATTGTTTCCAAAAATGAATGATCTAAAATTTGCAGGTGTTCTACAACCACTTAAAATTCCAAGCCACATTACTCCAGTGAATGCTAAAAAGATCAATCCTGGAGATGTACGAGAAGGGATTGTAATCAGTGTGAAAGGTAAACGATTTGTAGACGTAGGGATAAATCAATTAATTCCATTTTTTGGTAAGACATCGATTGGTAAAAGAGTCACAGTGCAATTCAAAGAAGGTTATCCAAAATTATCTGTAAAAGAGATAGACAAAAGTGAGGTTCAGTCCTATTGGGGATACTCTGTAAAAGAGAGAGCAAATTTATTTTCAGTATTGGCAGAATGGAAAGGAAGCATAATCATTACATCCAGAAAAGGTAAAACAGCAACAAAAGAACAAATTTCCAAATATGTCAAATCAGATCAGCCTACACTCATAGTTTTTGGATCTCCAGAAAAAGGTATTCATGAAATCCTGGGAGGCAAAATGAAAAATGTTCAAAATGCAAAATCATTGAACTTTTTTCCCAATCAAGCTACTGAAACGGTACGGTTGGAGGAAGCATTACTTGGGACATTGGCAATAATTAATGCGCAAAGTACATCATAA
- a CDS encoding archaeal proteasome endopeptidase complex subunit alpha, which yields MLPAQQGYDRAITVFSPDGRLYQVEYAIETVRRGTIAVGVKCKDGIIIAVEEKPRKLQISNTAQKIFQIDDHVGVAAAGYIPDARSQVDNARFFSQSNKMIYDEPVEVETIAKHLADQCQQYTQYAGVRPYGVALILGGVVNDTPQLYLTDPSGTYISYDAIAIGSGSDQVTDFLEKTYKDDLSLDDAAILSAAGIYLSSEDKEGTSHIRMAHIKTETGLYELVSDEQIANYAKTAKEKYPHDQK from the coding sequence ATGCTTCCTGCACAACAAGGTTACGATAGAGCAATCACAGTGTTTTCCCCGGATGGTAGATTATATCAAGTAGAGTACGCAATAGAAACAGTACGAAGAGGAACAATAGCTGTTGGTGTAAAATGCAAAGATGGAATTATCATTGCAGTTGAAGAAAAACCGAGAAAATTACAAATCTCAAATACCGCTCAAAAGATTTTCCAAATTGATGATCATGTAGGAGTCGCAGCAGCAGGATATATTCCAGATGCAAGAAGTCAGGTAGACAATGCACGATTCTTTTCTCAAAGTAACAAAATGATTTACGATGAACCAGTAGAAGTTGAAACAATTGCAAAACACTTGGCGGATCAATGTCAGCAATATACACAATATGCAGGAGTGAGACCGTATGGTGTCGCATTGATTCTTGGCGGAGTAGTAAATGATACACCACAGTTGTATCTAACAGATCCAAGTGGAACGTACATATCATATGATGCAATTGCAATTGGTTCAGGTTCAGATCAAGTTACAGACTTTTTAGAAAAAACATACAAAGATGATCTATCATTAGATGATGCTGCCATATTATCTGCTGCTGGAATTTATCTATCAAGTGAAGATAAGGAAGGCACAAGTCACATCAGAATGGCACATATTAAAACAGAAACTGGTTTGTACGAATTAGTTTCAGATGAGCAGATTGCAAATTATGCAAAAACTGCTAAAGAGAAATACCCACACGACCAGAAATAA
- a CDS encoding DUF371 domain-containing protein, which yields MKFEIQFSGHENIRSNHQKTIEITKDSHLTLQGDCIVGINATSSCSDLPLELKEKLKNPDSKIKFSIRVGDYEFLLEGQGHPELILSHTEDIVIRKSDFICPRTLAIKCDKSSDLLPRDMVALLQDPKTKGIFAISVD from the coding sequence ATGAAATTTGAAATTCAATTCTCAGGTCATGAAAATATTAGATCAAATCATCAAAAAACAATTGAGATTACAAAAGACTCTCATTTAACACTACAAGGTGACTGTATTGTTGGTATTAATGCAACTTCCAGTTGTTCTGATTTACCTTTAGAACTAAAAGAGAAATTAAAAAATCCTGACTCAAAAATTAAATTTTCTATTCGTGTTGGTGATTATGAATTTCTTTTAGAGGGACAAGGCCATCCTGAATTGATTCTTTCTCATACCGAAGACATTGTAATTAGAAAAAGTGACTTTATTTGTCCAAGAACTTTGGCAATTAAATGTGATAAATCATCTGATCTACTACCTAGAGACATGGTGGCATTGTTACAAGATCCTAAAACGAAAGGAATCTTCGCTATTAGTGTTGATTAA